One Clupea harengus chromosome 3, Ch_v2.0.2, whole genome shotgun sequence DNA window includes the following coding sequences:
- the nudt21 gene encoding cleavage and polyadenylation specificity factor subunit 5, which produces MSVVPPNRSSTGWPRGVNQFGNKYISPPAKPLSLERTINLYPLTNYTFGTKEPLYEKDSSVAARFQRMREEFEKIGMRRTVEGVLIVHEHRLPHVLLLQLGTTFFKLPGGELNPGEDEVEGLKRLMTEILGRQDGVKQDWVIDDCIGNWWRPNFEPPQYPYIPAHITKPKEHKKLFLVQLQEKALFAVPKNYKLVAAPLFELYDNAPGYGPIISSLPQLLSRFNFIYN; this is translated from the exons ATGTCGGTCGTTCCACCCAACCGATCGTCCACCGGTTGGCCCCGTGGAGTCAATCAATTCGGGAATAAATACATCAGCCCGCCGGCCAAACCTCTTTCCCTGGAGCGAACCATCAACCT GTACCCTCTAACAAATTACACATTTGGCACAAAAGAACCTTTGTATGAGAAAGACAGTTCTGTAGCTGCTCGGTTCCAACGGATGCGCGAGGAGTTCGAGAAGATTGGAATGAGACGAACCGTGGAGGGAGTCCTCATCGTACACGAACACAGACTGCCTCACGTTCTTCTGCTGCAGCTCGGAACAACTTTCTTTAAACT ACCAGGGGGAGAGTTGAATCCAGGTGAAGATGAAGTCGAAGGCCTAAAACGTTTGATGACAGAG ATTTTGGGGAGGCAAGACGGAGTGAAGCAGGACTGGGTGATTGATGACTGCATTGGAAACTGGTGGAGGCCAAACTTTGAGCCCCCACAG TATCCCTACATTCCAGCACATATAACCAAGCCCAAAGAGCATAAAAAACTGTTCCTGGTCCAGCTACAGGAAAAAG CACTGTTCGCCGTACCTAAGAACTACAAACTGGTGGCAGCACCTCTGTTTGAACTGTACGACAATGCTCCTGGCTATGGGCCCATCATCTCCAGTCTCCCACAGCTGTTAAGCAG ATTTAACTTTATTTACAACTGA